The genomic interval CAGGCTCAAAAGAATGAAGAGTGCGATGTCGATCAGGCGATATACAGTCAACGCAAAAGAACTCCCCTGGTTTTTCAGAATGATTTCTATAAAGAAATTATTCTAGGCGCAATTATATCATATGCATCAAGAGATCTTTTGGCCATGTGCAAGCCGCCACCCCCGCGGGTCCGCCGTCATGCGGATGGGCGCGCCGCCACGCGCGTTCCACCGTCCCAGCGGGCTGGCCCGAAGAGGCTCGAGGTCTCGGGTAACCGGTGGAGCGCCCCTCCGCACCCACCCAGCCGGTGCATGCATCAAGAAATCCGGTGCGACGCCCCGTCCATTCGCCAGGCTCAGTACCGGCATACCTGTCCAGGATTTTAAGGCCGACCTGCGAAGCCGCGAAAACATGAAGCAAGAAGCCATCCTATCCTCTTTGAAAGAAGCGGGGCTGACTCACTCTCTCGAGCAGCACGAGGAGCTGGAGGGCCCCCGCGGTCCGGTGCTGTCGATGCCGATCGCTCGGGAAACCGCGTTCGATGCCTGGAAAAGTCTGTTCTCGCGGCGAGAGGCGATGGAGGCCTGTCCCGTGGTGCTGGCCGACATCCCCATGATCGAGGAGAATTTCGACCTCAACGAGGCGTCCGAGCTCGACATGGCCCGGGCGGCTCGCCAGCTCGAGGGGGTCAACGTCGCTCCGTGGCTGACCGAGCGTTTGGAGGAGGCCGGCAGTGCCTATCTGTCGGCCGAGCCGCAGGCACCCGCCGGGCCCGTATCCGAGAGCGGCGGTTTTCACTTGCTGACAAGCAAAGAGCTGCGGCTGGCGCTGGTGCCCACCGTGCACGCATGGGAGATCCCGCTGCTGCTTGGTTTCGGAGGCTTCAACGACTGCCCGGAGCCTGTCGAGCACGCCGCGGTGCTGCGCCGATGGCAGGAGAGCCATGGAGCCCGATTGTTCGCCTTGAGCGGA from Deltaproteobacteria bacterium carries:
- a CDS encoding DUF4253 domain-containing protein; the protein is MKQEAILSSLKEAGLTHSLEQHEELEGPRGPVLSMPIARETAFDAWKSLFSRREAMEACPVVLADIPMIEENFDLNEASELDMARAARQLEGVNVAPWLTERLEEAGSAYLSAEPQAPAGPVSESGGFHLLTSKELRLALVPTVHAWEIPLLLGFGGFNDCPEPVEHAAVLRRWQESHGARLFALSGSVLELVVDHPPSTGEAALALAREQFAYCTDIVTQGTQTVEQLAAGLWNAPRWFFWWD